The following coding sequences lie in one Micromonospora sp. R77 genomic window:
- a CDS encoding glycosyltransferase family 2 protein, producing the protein MGIIADTRPSRAATEDTSGGGPAASTPAPPPPGPGPDRRQRNITARLAYAACGATAGPLLAPRHPRAAVEFRHVLSPAARLMLSLLVLVNSAAGLLLIGWLLLPGHVPGSGVVGFGGWQTAAARLGFCVVVGVELIRLAQNVVVWVFAFHARDPVPVDPPVGLRVALLTTIVPSKEPLDVVERTLRRMTQIVYCGRVDVWILDEGDDPAVRAMAARLGVRHFSRKGRPEYNQPAGEFRARTKSGNHNAWRAEHEHHYDVVANVDPDHVPLPNFLERTLGYFRDPDVAFVVTPQVYGNMHENVVAHGASVQQYLYNGLIARGGNGLDAPLLTGTGHLYRPSAWRTIGGYQDSIIEDHLTSIRIHAAANPETGNRWKGVYTPDVVAIGEGPTSWADYFNQQKRWAAGICEILVRPDLRAPRDLPTRRRWHYRLLQFYYPSVAVSLLLGNAATAMYLLTGVSSARLDVTVWAVLWGASIGAWFLLWLWLRRFNIAPHEREEIGLVGMALALFAGPVYVAAGVGAVLRRKLGFVVTAKGKLRTTESLGTFRLHFCWAAFAVGLLGASFLQHNDLALLRAWPVLTLLTGLGPPLIALASRLSAGRARHAGGDQADGRHAARAEPALRAARATRRPPRSRVTAQRGVPWRG; encoded by the coding sequence GTGGGCATCATCGCCGACACCCGTCCGTCCCGGGCCGCCACGGAGGACACGTCCGGCGGTGGGCCTGCGGCATCCACCCCGGCACCACCCCCGCCCGGTCCAGGCCCCGACCGCCGGCAGCGGAACATCACCGCCCGACTCGCGTACGCGGCGTGCGGCGCGACCGCCGGACCGCTGCTCGCGCCGCGACACCCACGGGCGGCGGTCGAGTTCCGTCACGTGCTCTCACCCGCCGCGCGGCTCATGCTGTCGCTGCTCGTCCTGGTCAACAGCGCGGCCGGACTGCTGCTCATCGGGTGGCTGCTGCTGCCCGGGCACGTACCCGGGTCGGGGGTGGTCGGGTTCGGCGGCTGGCAGACGGCGGCGGCCCGGCTCGGCTTCTGCGTGGTCGTCGGTGTGGAGCTGATCCGGCTCGCGCAGAACGTGGTGGTCTGGGTGTTCGCCTTCCACGCCCGGGACCCGGTCCCGGTCGACCCACCGGTCGGGCTGCGGGTGGCCCTGCTGACCACCATCGTGCCCAGCAAGGAGCCGCTCGACGTGGTCGAGCGGACCCTGCGGAGGATGACGCAGATCGTCTACTGCGGCCGGGTCGACGTCTGGATCCTCGACGAGGGCGACGACCCGGCGGTACGGGCGATGGCGGCCCGACTCGGGGTGCGGCACTTCAGCCGCAAGGGTCGACCGGAGTACAACCAGCCCGCCGGCGAGTTCCGCGCCCGCACCAAGTCCGGCAACCACAACGCCTGGCGGGCGGAGCACGAGCACCACTACGACGTGGTCGCCAACGTCGACCCGGACCACGTGCCGCTGCCGAACTTCCTCGAACGGACGCTCGGCTATTTCCGCGACCCGGACGTGGCCTTCGTGGTGACCCCGCAGGTCTACGGCAACATGCACGAGAACGTGGTCGCCCACGGCGCGTCGGTGCAGCAGTACCTCTACAACGGGCTCATCGCGCGCGGCGGGAACGGCCTGGACGCGCCGCTGCTCACCGGCACCGGGCACCTCTACCGGCCGAGCGCGTGGCGGACCATCGGCGGCTACCAGGACTCGATCATCGAGGACCACCTGACCAGCATCCGGATCCACGCCGCCGCCAACCCCGAGACGGGCAACCGGTGGAAGGGCGTCTACACACCGGACGTGGTGGCCATCGGGGAGGGCCCCACCTCGTGGGCGGACTACTTCAACCAGCAGAAGCGCTGGGCGGCCGGCATCTGCGAGATCCTGGTCCGCCCCGACCTGCGGGCGCCGCGTGACCTGCCCACCCGACGGCGCTGGCACTACCGACTGCTCCAGTTCTACTACCCGAGCGTGGCGGTCAGCCTGCTGCTGGGCAACGCCGCCACGGCCATGTACCTGCTCACCGGGGTGAGTTCCGCCCGGCTCGACGTCACCGTCTGGGCGGTGCTGTGGGGAGCGAGCATCGGCGCCTGGTTCCTGCTCTGGCTCTGGCTGCGCCGGTTCAACATCGCCCCGCACGAGCGGGAGGAGATCGGGCTGGTCGGCATGGCGCTGGCGCTCTTCGCCGGCCCCGTCTACGTGGCCGCCGGCGTCGGCGCGGTGCTGCGACGCAAGCTCGGCTTCGTGGTGACGGCCAAGGGCAAGCTGCGGACCACCGAGTCGCTGGGCACCTTCCGCCTGCACTTCTGCTGGGCGGCCTTCGCCGTGGGCCTGCTGGGCGCGAGCTTCCTGCAGCACAACGACCTCGCCCTGCTCCGGGCGTGGCCGGTGCTGACCCTGCTGACCGGTCTCGGTCCACCGCTGATCGCCCTCGCCTCGCGGCTCTCGGCGGGTCGCGCCCGGCACGCCGGGGGCGACCAGGCGGACGGCCGCCACGCCGCCCGGGCGGAGCCGGCTCTGCGCGCCGCGCGCGCGACCCGCCGGCCACCGAGGTCCCGGGTGACGGCCCAGCGGGGTGTGCCGTGGCGAGGCTGA
- a CDS encoding glycosyltransferase family 39 protein, which produces MMDAETLVLPRLGSAETRVEDPWGEDSGADPARPAPPAGRWGPTPWLLPALLMGVLGVLGAGGPGLRAEELATWERAASPWRDTWPGLRADDVTVGPYHLLVRGWAALFGTSDLALRGLSVLAMTVAAALVAALAVRMFTPRTGLLAGLLFALLPTSTRYAQEAQPYAVTLLLAVLATSLLVPAVERPRARRFAAYGAAMLVLGLCHVVVAVLLLAAHGWLVVAFRRRLASRWLIAASVAALPAAALLRLAAQHGTPIAEGSRPTLTALAATPRELFGAAALGAVLLTLALFSLPLRRSTALYTTWAVVPPFVLLLVAQATPIWQPQWLLCTLPAWATLGAVALSRTRVPWSAAALAAIALIGVPAQVAVRAPDGHQQATRQLTDIIERRQQPGDGVVYAPTDGGDAWTGRTAVAHYLPAGDRPTDVLADGSPHGDGRRAAAGCTDVARCLVGVRRLWVIRTGTQPDPVHALGDGAERLLRTRYRVAQVWRPAGFTLALLVDERTEL; this is translated from the coding sequence ATGATGGACGCGGAAACCCTGGTGCTGCCCCGGCTCGGGTCGGCCGAGACGCGCGTCGAGGACCCCTGGGGAGAGGACTCCGGCGCCGACCCGGCGCGTCCGGCGCCCCCAGCCGGGCGCTGGGGTCCCACGCCGTGGCTGCTGCCCGCGCTGCTGATGGGCGTGCTCGGCGTGCTCGGGGCGGGTGGGCCCGGACTGCGGGCGGAGGAACTGGCCACCTGGGAGCGCGCCGCCTCACCCTGGCGGGACACCTGGCCAGGGCTCCGCGCGGACGACGTCACCGTGGGGCCGTACCACCTGTTGGTGCGCGGGTGGGCGGCGCTCTTCGGCACCTCCGACCTCGCCCTGCGCGGGCTTTCCGTCCTGGCCATGACCGTCGCGGCGGCGCTCGTCGCGGCCCTGGCGGTCCGGATGTTCACGCCGCGGACCGGGCTCCTGGCCGGGCTCCTCTTCGCCCTGCTGCCGACCTCCACGAGATACGCCCAGGAGGCCCAGCCCTACGCGGTGACCCTGCTCCTGGCGGTGCTCGCCACCTCGCTCCTGGTGCCGGCGGTGGAACGACCGAGGGCCCGGCGCTTCGCCGCCTACGGCGCGGCGATGCTGGTGCTCGGCCTGTGCCACGTCGTCGTCGCGGTGCTGCTGCTCGCCGCGCACGGTTGGCTGGTGGTCGCCTTCCGCCGCCGGCTGGCGTCGCGCTGGCTGATCGCCGCGTCCGTGGCCGCGCTGCCCGCAGCCGCCCTGCTCCGGCTCGCCGCGCAGCACGGCACGCCGATCGCGGAAGGTTCGCGACCGACCCTGACGGCGCTGGCCGCGACCCCTCGGGAACTGTTCGGCGCCGCCGCCCTGGGCGCCGTGCTGCTCACGCTGGCGCTGTTCAGCCTGCCGCTGCGACGCTCCACCGCCCTCTACACCACCTGGGCGGTGGTGCCGCCGTTCGTCCTGCTGCTCGTCGCGCAGGCGACACCGATCTGGCAGCCGCAGTGGCTGCTCTGCACCCTCCCGGCCTGGGCGACGCTCGGCGCGGTCGCCCTGTCCCGGACCCGCGTGCCGTGGTCCGCCGCGGCCCTGGCGGCGATCGCCCTGATCGGCGTCCCGGCGCAGGTCGCCGTGCGGGCGCCCGACGGACATCAGCAGGCCACCCGTCAGCTCACCGACATCATCGAGCGCCGGCAACAACCCGGCGACGGCGTGGTCTACGCCCCGACCGACGGGGGCGACGCGTGGACCGGCCGGACCGCCGTGGCGCACTACCTGCCCGCCGGCGACCGGCCGACGGACGTCCTGGCCGACGGGTCGCCCCACGGTGACGGGCGCCGCGCGGCCGCCGGATGCACGGACGTCGCCCGCTGCCTGGTCGGCGTACGGCGGCTGTGGGTGATCCGGACCGGTACGCAGCCGGACCCGGTGCACGCCCTCGGTGACGGGGCGGAACGGCTGCTGCGGACCAGGTACCGGGTGGCGCAGGTCTGGCGGCCGGCCGGATTCACGCTGGCCCTGCTGGTGGACGAGCGTACCGAACTCTGA
- a CDS encoding response regulator transcription factor, which translates to MAIHVVVAEEMGLFRGALCAALSSEEGMTVVADVAGDDDLVTAVRRYRPEVVVLTLASELPDPVATVTKLGVEVPDTAVLVMSHRWSPALVEAALAAGARGLIGKDGCLADLVRAIRALAAGERAIDPAAAMAVLSPPEVPLTARELDVLRVAAEGLPVKEIAARLFLAHGTVRNHLSAILRKTGARNRMEAVWHARREGWL; encoded by the coding sequence GTGGCGATCCACGTTGTCGTGGCCGAGGAGATGGGTCTGTTCCGTGGTGCACTCTGCGCCGCGCTGTCGAGTGAGGAGGGCATGACTGTCGTCGCCGACGTGGCGGGCGACGACGACCTGGTGACGGCCGTCCGGCGCTACCGGCCGGAGGTGGTGGTGCTGACGTTGGCGTCGGAGCTGCCCGATCCGGTCGCGACGGTGACCAAGCTGGGCGTGGAGGTGCCGGACACCGCGGTGCTGGTGATGAGCCACCGGTGGAGTCCGGCGTTGGTGGAGGCGGCGCTGGCGGCCGGGGCGCGGGGCCTCATCGGCAAGGACGGCTGCCTCGCGGACCTGGTGCGGGCGATACGCGCGCTCGCCGCCGGGGAGCGGGCGATCGATCCGGCGGCCGCGATGGCGGTGCTGAGCCCTCCGGAGGTCCCGCTGACCGCAAGGGAGCTGGACGTGTTGCGGGTGGCCGCCGAGGGCCTTCCGGTGAAGGAGATCGCCGCCCGGCTCTTCCTGGCGCACGGCACGGTGCGCAACCACCTGTCCGCCATCCTGCGCAAGACCGGGGCGCGCAACCGGATGGAGGCCGTGTGGCACGCGCGGCGGGAGGGCTGGTTGTAG
- a CDS encoding YwiC-like family protein, whose amino-acid sequence MSTAVHTARPVPARRRLRRFLPPQHGAWAMLLLPYTAGVVLVGWRWSDLPLLGAWLAGYLFSYYAFQAVKSRRPRRYTDQLLVYGLLTAPLAATVLAARPAVLWYAPGYAVLLAVNAGYAWRRRERALLNDLASVAQSCLLVFVLATVAHVPPAEVVPASVALALYLTGTVLYVKTMIRERGDARYLRLSIGFHAVALAVATWLDPLLAPVFLLLLARAVALPGRRLRPAPVGVIEILCSLLVLAVVLVAR is encoded by the coding sequence ATGTCCACCGCCGTCCACACCGCTCGACCGGTGCCCGCCCGCCGCCGGCTGCGCCGGTTCCTGCCACCGCAGCACGGCGCCTGGGCGATGCTGCTGCTGCCGTACACCGCCGGGGTGGTCCTGGTGGGGTGGCGCTGGTCGGACCTGCCGCTGCTCGGCGCCTGGCTGGCCGGCTACTTGTTCTCCTACTACGCCTTCCAGGCGGTCAAGAGCCGCCGGCCGCGCCGCTACACCGACCAGCTGTTGGTCTACGGCCTGCTCACCGCGCCGCTCGCGGCGACGGTGCTGGCGGCCCGCCCGGCGGTGCTCTGGTACGCCCCCGGCTACGCCGTCCTGCTCGCGGTGAACGCCGGGTACGCCTGGCGACGGCGGGAGCGGGCCCTGCTCAACGACCTCGCCTCGGTGGCGCAGAGCTGCCTGCTGGTCTTCGTCCTGGCCACCGTCGCCCACGTGCCGCCCGCCGAGGTGGTGCCCGCATCCGTCGCCCTGGCGCTCTATCTCACCGGCACCGTCCTCTATGTCAAGACGATGATCCGGGAACGGGGCGATGCCCGCTACCTGCGCCTCTCCATCGGCTTCCATGCCGTCGCGCTGGCCGTGGCGACGTGGCTCGACCCGCTGCTCGCCCCGGTCTTCCTGCTGCTGCTGGCCCGGGCCGTGGCGCTCCCGGGCCGGCGGCTGCGACCCGCGCCGGTCGGCGTGATCGAGATCCTCTGCAGCCTGCTCGTCCTGGCCGTGGTCCTGGTCGCGCGCTGA
- a CDS encoding multicopper oxidase domain-containing protein, whose product MADRRDHGIDFHAGAVAPDAVMRPIDPGQQLTYRFTATRAGIWMYHCSTMPMLHHIGNGMYGAVIIDPPDLPRVDREYVLVQSEFYPGPDGEPGDLAKMQANRPDAVVFNGYPAQYDHRPLPARAGERVRVWVLDAGPDRSGSFHVVGTQFDTVYAEGRWLSRPTDPGGAQVLPLAPAEGGFVELVLPAPGHYPFVDHVMVDAERGARGAFEVR is encoded by the coding sequence GTGGCCGACCGTCGGGACCACGGGATCGACTTCCACGCCGGCGCCGTCGCCCCGGACGCGGTGATGCGGCCGATCGATCCCGGACAGCAGCTCACCTACCGGTTCACCGCCACCCGGGCCGGCATCTGGATGTACCACTGCTCGACCATGCCGATGCTGCACCACATCGGCAACGGCATGTACGGGGCGGTCATCATCGACCCGCCCGACCTGCCCCGGGTCGACCGGGAGTACGTCCTGGTCCAGTCCGAGTTCTATCCCGGCCCCGACGGTGAGCCCGGCGACCTCGCCAAGATGCAGGCGAACCGCCCCGACGCGGTGGTCTTCAACGGCTACCCCGCCCAGTACGACCACCGGCCACTGCCCGCGCGCGCCGGCGAACGGGTCCGGGTCTGGGTGCTCGACGCCGGCCCCGACCGCAGCGGCTCCTTCCACGTCGTCGGCACCCAGTTCGACACCGTCTACGCCGAGGGACGCTGGCTGAGCCGGCCGACCGATCCCGGCGGCGCCCAGGTGCTGCCCCTCGCCCCGGCCGAGGGCGGCTTCGTGGAGCTGGTCCTCCCCGCGCCGGGCCACTACCCCTTCGTCGATCACGTCATGGTCGACGCCGAACGGGGCGCCCGGGGCGCCTTCGAGGTGAGGTGA
- a CDS encoding DUF2249 domain-containing protein encodes MAADDVSLATLLDGMHDLLGSSETSGGCGGGGCGCGGDQGPADAPAAMLSIDPRLDVRLLPHGRRHARVLAALDALPAGRALVLVAPHAPRPLPAEVEARYRGGVTTEWLRDGPDVWQIRLSREPVTV; translated from the coding sequence GTGGCCGCCGACGACGTCTCGCTGGCGACCCTGCTGGACGGCATGCACGATCTGCTCGGCTCCTCGGAGACGTCGGGTGGCTGCGGCGGGGGTGGCTGCGGCTGCGGCGGCGACCAGGGTCCGGCCGACGCGCCGGCCGCGATGCTGAGCATCGACCCCCGGCTGGACGTCCGGCTGCTGCCGCACGGCCGGCGCCACGCCCGGGTGCTGGCGGCACTGGACGCGCTGCCCGCCGGCCGGGCGCTGGTGCTGGTCGCCCCGCACGCACCCCGCCCGCTGCCGGCCGAGGTCGAGGCCCGTTACCGGGGCGGGGTGACCACCGAGTGGCTGCGGGACGGGCCGGACGTGTGGCAGATCCGGCTGTCCCGCGAGCCGGTCACGGTGTGA
- a CDS encoding hemerythrin domain-containing protein gives MCNYCGCRDFPLIGRLSAEHEAIADAAGRLHAAVRSGDADPLPALDALLALLMPHTTTEENGLFQELRAEGSLAAAVEKLCAEHDDIHGALGAVDRADPDWPAVLAALDRLHRHIDNEEHGLFPAAVIALPIPAWDRITPTAGVAH, from the coding sequence ATGTGCAACTACTGCGGCTGCCGGGACTTCCCGCTGATCGGCCGGCTCTCCGCCGAGCACGAGGCGATCGCCGACGCGGCGGGCCGGCTCCACGCGGCGGTACGGTCCGGCGACGCCGACCCGCTGCCGGCGCTCGACGCGCTGCTCGCCCTGCTGATGCCGCACACCACCACCGAGGAGAACGGCCTCTTCCAGGAGCTGCGGGCCGAGGGCAGCCTGGCCGCGGCGGTGGAGAAGCTCTGCGCGGAGCACGACGACATCCACGGCGCGCTGGGGGCCGTCGACCGGGCCGACCCCGACTGGCCCGCGGTGCTGGCCGCCCTCGACCGACTGCACCGGCACATCGACAACGAGGAGCACGGGCTCTTCCCGGCCGCGGTGATCGCACTGCCGATCCCCGCCTGGGACCGGATCACCCCGACGGCCGGGGTGGCCCACTGA
- the heR gene encoding heliorhodopsin HeR — MAHHPDTGDRYRRLRGFNVLVGLLLAAEGGWMWAASNDLSLPVTASYLTADPVTLRDATLPEVAFRVAIGPTVAVFLLLAALDHLVTAAPGVHRWYERNLDRRRNYARWIEYSVSASIMIVLIGLLVGIRDLAAVIGIFAANTAMILFGLLMERQQTPGRADWSAFWFGSLIGLAPWLAIVVYVAQPPEIPGFVWAIIVVQFLLFTSFALNMALQYARRGRWRDYRYGEVGYIVLSVVAKSALAWLIYANVLRT, encoded by the coding sequence ATGGCGCACCATCCGGACACCGGCGACCGCTACCGGCGGCTGCGCGGTTTCAACGTCCTCGTCGGTCTGCTGCTGGCCGCCGAGGGCGGCTGGATGTGGGCGGCGAGCAACGACCTGTCGCTGCCGGTCACCGCCTCCTACCTGACCGCGGACCCGGTGACGCTGCGGGACGCCACGCTCCCGGAGGTGGCCTTCCGGGTCGCGATCGGACCGACGGTGGCGGTCTTCCTGCTCCTCGCCGCGCTCGACCACCTCGTCACCGCCGCCCCCGGCGTGCACCGCTGGTACGAGCGCAACCTGGACCGGCGCAGGAACTATGCCCGCTGGATCGAGTACTCGGTCAGCGCCTCGATCATGATCGTGCTGATCGGCCTGCTCGTCGGGATCCGCGATCTCGCGGCGGTGATCGGGATCTTCGCCGCGAACACCGCGATGATCCTGTTCGGCCTGCTGATGGAGCGCCAGCAGACGCCGGGACGGGCCGACTGGAGCGCGTTCTGGTTCGGCTCGCTGATCGGCCTGGCCCCCTGGCTGGCGATCGTCGTCTACGTCGCGCAGCCGCCGGAGATTCCCGGCTTCGTGTGGGCGATCATCGTCGTCCAGTTCCTCCTCTTCACGAGCTTCGCACTCAACATGGCACTGCAGTACGCCCGGCGCGGCCGGTGGCGTGACTACCGCTACGGCGAGGTCGGGTACATCGTGCTCAGCGTGGTGGCCAAGTCCGCGCTGGCCTGGCTGATCTACGCCAACGTGCTGCGCACCTGA
- a CDS encoding NADP-dependent isocitrate dehydrogenase yields MTVSELVETSGPADAPVAVPVTVARGDGIGPEIMDATLRVLEAAGARLAVEEIHIGESVYARGHSAGIAPEAWESLRRTRVFLKAPVTTPQGGGFKSLNVTIRKSLGLFANVRPCVTYAPFVPTGHPEMDVVIVRENEEDLYAGIEHRQTDEVTQCLKLISRPGCERIVRYAFDYARRHGRSKVTCLTKDNIMKLTDGLFHRVFDEVAADYPEITAEHWIVDIGAARLADTPEDFDVIVTPNLYGDVLSDVAAQIAGSVGLAGSANIGEHAAMFEAIHGSAPPLAGRDVANPSGLLLGAVMMLVHIGQPEVAERVHNAWLATLEAGVVTPDVAGPGTSPVGTRAFADAIIDRLGRRPVTLAPVAYPAGQQQFAVPTAATRPAQRKTMDGVDVFLDHSDRDPDALAAALVRAAEGAPLRLQMITNRGVKVWPDGLPETFCTDHWRARFQSSRSGATDRRDVVDLLDRLDRAGLDFVKTEGLYRFDGEPGYSLGQGQ; encoded by the coding sequence ATGACCGTGTCGGAGCTCGTGGAGACCAGCGGGCCGGCGGACGCGCCGGTTGCCGTGCCGGTGACGGTGGCGCGCGGGGACGGGATCGGGCCGGAGATCATGGACGCCACGCTCCGGGTGCTGGAGGCGGCCGGGGCCCGGCTGGCCGTGGAGGAGATCCACATCGGGGAATCGGTGTACGCCCGTGGCCACAGCGCCGGCATCGCGCCGGAAGCCTGGGAGTCGCTGCGCCGCACCCGGGTGTTCCTCAAGGCGCCCGTCACCACCCCGCAAGGGGGCGGATTCAAGTCGCTGAACGTGACCATCCGCAAGTCGTTGGGGTTGTTCGCCAACGTACGTCCCTGCGTGACGTACGCGCCGTTCGTGCCGACCGGACATCCCGAGATGGATGTCGTGATCGTGCGCGAGAACGAGGAGGACCTCTACGCCGGGATCGAGCACCGCCAGACCGACGAGGTCACCCAGTGTCTGAAACTGATCTCCCGACCGGGATGTGAACGGATCGTGCGGTACGCGTTCGACTACGCCCGCCGCCACGGTCGGTCCAAGGTCACCTGCCTGACCAAGGACAACATCATGAAGCTCACCGACGGTCTGTTCCACCGGGTCTTCGACGAGGTGGCCGCCGACTATCCGGAGATCACCGCCGAGCACTGGATCGTCGACATCGGGGCGGCGAGACTGGCCGACACCCCGGAGGACTTCGACGTCATCGTCACCCCCAACCTCTACGGCGACGTGCTCTCCGACGTGGCCGCGCAGATCGCCGGCTCGGTCGGGCTGGCCGGCTCGGCCAACATCGGCGAGCACGCGGCGATGTTCGAGGCCATCCACGGCTCCGCGCCGCCGCTGGCCGGTCGGGACGTCGCGAACCCCTCCGGACTGCTGCTCGGGGCGGTGATGATGCTCGTGCACATCGGCCAGCCCGAGGTCGCCGAACGGGTCCACAACGCCTGGCTGGCCACCCTGGAGGCGGGTGTCGTCACGCCTGACGTCGCCGGCCCGGGCACCAGCCCGGTGGGCACGCGGGCGTTCGCCGACGCGATCATCGATCGGCTCGGCCGGCGACCGGTGACCCTGGCCCCGGTCGCCTATCCGGCCGGGCAGCAGCAGTTCGCCGTCCCGACCGCCGCGACCCGCCCGGCGCAGCGCAAGACGATGGACGGGGTCGACGTGTTCCTCGACCACTCCGACCGCGACCCGGACGCGCTCGCCGCCGCGCTCGTGCGGGCGGCCGAGGGCGCCCCGCTACGGCTGCAGATGATCACGAACCGAGGCGTGAAGGTGTGGCCCGACGGGCTTCCCGAAACCTTCTGCACCGACCACTGGCGAGCCCGCTTCCAGTCGTCCCGGTCCGGCGCGACCGACCGGCGGGACGTGGTGGACCTGCTGGATCGACTCGACCGCGCCGGGCTCGACTTCGTCAAGACCGAGGGTCTCTACCGCTTCGACGGCGAACCGGGCTACTCCCTCGGACAGGGTCAGTGA